In one Hypanus sabinus isolate sHypSab1 chromosome 11, sHypSab1.hap1, whole genome shotgun sequence genomic region, the following are encoded:
- the LOC132402048 gene encoding P-selectin-like yields the protein MAKMVNQQTPQILRAGHRMQFVAIIILELLLLGEIHGWTYNYTIEDMSWKNARSFCQKKYTDMVAIQNAEEIEYLNNNIPKSRSYYWIGLRKINNVWTWVGTEKPLSKEAENWAKGEPNNSAKTGKEDCVEMYIQRDSDSGKWNDINCDKKKKPLCYTASCSKMSCSGKGECVETIGSYRCVCNDGFYGPECEHVVNCTNLEEQEQMTMTCLDPFAPFSYNSMCNFSCAEGFKLRGSETLECGASGEWSAPTPRCEAVQCVNLEEQEQLIMTCSDPVAPFSYNSTCNFRCAEGFELQGSETLECGASGEWSAPTPRCEAVQCVDLEEQEQLTMTCSDPFAPFSYNSTCNFSCAEGFKLRGSETLECGASGEWSAVTPQCEAVQCTKIGEQEQLIMTYLDPFAPFTYNSTCDFSCAEGFQLRGSERLVCGASGEWSAPTPHCEAIQCANLEKHEEMVLTCSDPFAPFSYNSTCNLRCAEGFKLRGSETLECGASGEWSAPTPRCEAVQCINLVEQEQLTMTCSNPFAPFSYNSMCNFRCAEGFKLRGSETLECGASGEWSAPTPRCEAVQCVNLEEQEQLTTTCSDPVAPFSYNSMCDFSCALGFELRGSKRLECGASGEWSAAIPQCEAVKCDVPEIPENGNMNCSHPKENLSYLSVCEFGCMKGFSLNGSVTLQCDGFGQWSAPIPVCEDSNPQPFPENYTPIVVASSMASGISALTFIIWLMRQLRRKAQGKKFSLLSNKAHKALGTYKVNEEV from the exons ATGGCAAAAATGGTAAACCAACAAACCCCACAAATTCTGAGAGCTGGACATCGAATGCAGTTTGTCGCTATCATCATTCTTG AACTATTGCTTCTGGGTGAAATTCATGGCTGGACGTACAATTACACTATTGAAGATATGTCTTGGAAAAATGCAAGATCCTTTTGTCAAAAAAAATATACTGATATGGTTGCAatccagaatgcagaagaaataGAATATTTGAATAATAACATACCAAAATCAAGAAGTTATTACTGGATTGGACTGAGGAAAATTAACAATGTTTGGACCTGGGTTGGCACTGAGAAGCCACTCAGCAAAGAAGCAGAGAACTGGGCTAAAGGCGAACCCAATAATAGTGCAAAAACTGGGAAGGAAGATTGTGTAGAAATGTACATTCAGAGAGACAGTGACTCAGGGAAGTGGAATGATATCAACTGTGACAAGAAGAAAAAACCTTTGTGTTACACAG CTTCATGTAGTAAAATGTCATGCAGTGGCAaaggagagtgtgtagaaaccaTTGGAAGTTACCGTTGTGTCTGCAATGATGGATTCTACGGACCAGAGTGTGAACATG TTGTAAATTGCACAAACCTAGAGGAGCAAGAACAAATGACTATGACCTGCTTGGATCCATTTGCCCCATTCAGTTACAACTCAATGTGCAACTTCAGCTGTGCTGAGGGCTTTAAGCTCCGAGGGTCAGAAACACTGGAGTGTGGAGCATCTGGGGAGTGGTCGGCGCCAACTCCTCGCTGTGAAG CTGTACAATGCGTAAACCTGGAGGAGCAAGAACAGCTGATTATGACCTGCTCAGATCCAGTTGCCCCATTCAGTTACAACTCAACGTGCAACTTCCGCTGTGCTGAGGGCTTTGAACTCCAAGGGTCAGAAACACTGGAGTGTGGAGCATCTGGGGAGTGGTCGGCGCCAACTCCTCGCTGTGAAG CTGTACAATGCGTAGACCTGGAGGAGCAAGAACAGCTGACTATGACCTGCTCGGATCCATTTGCCCCATTCAGTTACAACTCAACGTGCAACTTCAGCTGCGCTGAGGGCTTTAAGCTCCGAGGGTCAGAAACACTGGAGTGTGGAGCATCAGGGGAGTGGTCAGCGGTGACCCCTCAGTGTGAAG cagtacaatgtacaAAAATTGGGGAACAAGAACAGTTGATTATGACCTACTTGGATCCATTTGCACCCTTCACTTACAACTCAACATGTGACTTCAGCTGTGCTGAGGGATTTCAGCTCcgagggtcagagagactggtGTGTGGAGCATCAGGGGAGTGGTCGGCACCAACCCCTCACTGTGAAG CTATACAATGTGCAAATCTGGAGAAGCATGAAGAGATGGTTCTGACCTGCTCGGATCCATTTGCTCCATTCAGTTACAACTCAACGTGCAACTTGCGCTGTGCTGAGGGCTTTAAGCTCCGAGGGTCAGAAACACTGGAGTGTGGAGCATCTGGGGAGTGGTCGGCGCCAACTCCTCGCTGTGAAG CTGTACAATGCATAAACTTGGTGGAGCAAGAACAGCTGACTATGACCTGCTCGAATCCATTTGCCCCATTCAGTTACAACTCAATGTGCAACTTCCGCTGTGCTGAGGGCTTTAAGCTCCGAGGGTCAGAAACACTGGAGTGTGGAGCATCTGGGGAGTGGTCGGCGCCAACTCCTCGCTGTGAAG cagtacaatgcgtaAACCTGGAGGAGCAAGAACAGCTGACTACGACCTGCTCGGATCCAGTTGCTCCATTCAGTTACAACTCAATGTGTGACTTCAGCTGTGCTCTGGGCTTTGAGCTCCGAGGGTCAAAGAGGCTTGAATGTGGAGCATCTGGAGAGTGGTCAGCGGCGATCCCTCAGTGTGAAG CTGTGAAATGTGATGTCCCGGAGATTCCTGAAAACGGGAACATGAATTGCTCCCATCCAAAAGAAAACTTAAGTTACCTCTCAGTTTGCGAGTTTGGTTGCATGAAGGGCTTCTCATTGAATGGATCAGTGACTCTGCAGTGTGATGGCTTTGGACAGTGGTCAGCACCAATTCCAGTCTGTGAAG ATTCCAACCCACAACCATTCCCTGAAAACTACACACCGATAGTAGTAGCATCTTCCATGGCGTCCGGCATCTCTGCTCTGACATTCATCATCTGGCTAATGAGGCAACTCAGAAGGAAGG